One window of Agrobacterium vitis genomic DNA carries:
- a CDS encoding carbohydrate ABC transporter permease, which translates to MSDTTMPVIRPTERVSLRQTGARRGRLLLTVATVLLLCVLVLQILDAAGVTSLGLVSWRPLLYAYIVWAVALCAAQIMIRGEGGQRAVFVLPAVLFTVAMVVFPTVFGLYIAFTDWNLSAAAGRRFNGIDNLHTLFADFYFWNALLNMVYYVLAVLVQYAIAFGLALLLNAEIKARKFFRVAFLLPLMLSPVAVSWMIGKSLMEYRFGPAATLARHLGWDNPAFFSTPWLARLSLMAMDAWVSIPFMMILLLAGLQALPTEIKEAAKVDGASGWQSFKEITFPLMLPVSVTVIILRIIFQLKLADIVINVTAGGPGGATDTVSSFIFREYRDRSNVGYGTMLAEFYLVIIIIFVSLILKVTSRWLQRSN; encoded by the coding sequence ATGTCCGACACGACCATGCCTGTCATTCGCCCGACCGAAAGGGTATCGCTGCGGCAAACCGGCGCCCGGCGTGGCCGCCTGCTGCTGACGGTGGCCACTGTCCTATTGCTCTGCGTGCTCGTTCTGCAAATCCTCGATGCAGCCGGGGTGACCTCACTTGGTCTCGTCAGCTGGCGTCCCTTGCTCTATGCCTATATCGTCTGGGCTGTGGCTCTGTGTGCCGCACAAATCATGATCCGTGGTGAAGGCGGCCAGCGTGCCGTGTTCGTTTTACCGGCGGTGCTGTTTACGGTCGCCATGGTGGTGTTTCCCACGGTGTTCGGGCTCTACATTGCCTTCACCGACTGGAACCTCAGCGCTGCCGCAGGGCGGCGGTTCAACGGCATCGATAACCTGCACACGCTGTTTGCCGATTTTTATTTCTGGAATGCGCTGTTGAACATGGTCTATTATGTTCTGGCGGTTCTGGTGCAATATGCCATTGCCTTTGGCCTGGCGCTGCTTTTGAACGCCGAGATCAAGGCCCGGAAATTCTTTCGGGTTGCCTTCCTTCTGCCATTGATGCTGAGCCCGGTTGCCGTCAGCTGGATGATCGGCAAATCGCTGATGGAATATCGCTTCGGCCCGGCGGCAACCCTTGCCCGGCATCTGGGATGGGACAACCCCGCCTTTTTCTCGACCCCATGGCTCGCGCGCCTCTCGCTGATGGCCATGGATGCCTGGGTGTCGATCCCCTTCATGATGATCCTGCTTCTGGCCGGGCTTCAGGCCTTGCCAACGGAGATCAAGGAGGCCGCCAAAGTCGATGGCGCTTCCGGCTGGCAAAGTTTCAAGGAAATCACCTTTCCGCTGATGCTGCCGGTCAGCGTCACCGTGATTATCCTGCGGATCATTTTCCAATTGAAGCTTGCTGATATCGTCATCAATGTCACCGCAGGCGGACCGGGCGGCGCAACAGATACCGTCTCCAGCTTCATCTTCCGGGAATATCGAGACCGGTCGAATGTCGGCTACGGCACCATGCTGGCCGAGTTTTATCTCGTCATCATCATTATCTTCGTCTCGCTCATCCTCAAGGTGACGAGCCGCTGGCTTCAACGTTCCAACTGA
- a CDS encoding sugar phosphate isomerase/epimerase family protein, which translates to MKFATRLNSFASCPKAEWPDLSGKPTMLQMAKRAAKVDGLTDLDLNYPDHVGEDPAVLARQIGDMGLAINGFAMRYYTNPAFKIGAFTNPDPAVRREAIDLTKAGIDAARAAGSQLMTLWLGQDGFDYAFQADYHTLWQHEIDGIREVCAHDPDCQISIEYKPNEPRSYSLMPDAATTLLAIRDVDMPNLGVTLDFAHVLYADEQPAFAAALIARHSRVLGVHLNDGYAKRDDGLMVGAVHTQQTIELLRQIRKDGYDGAIYFDTFPDMTGLDPVHECEVNIQTVKRMLRIVDRLDQDNRLSGAIDRQDAVSAQAIVQELMLG; encoded by the coding sequence CTGAAATTTGCAACCCGCCTGAATTCCTTTGCCTCCTGCCCAAAGGCTGAATGGCCGGACCTGTCCGGCAAGCCGACCATGCTGCAAATGGCAAAGCGCGCCGCAAAAGTCGATGGGCTCACGGATCTCGACCTCAATTATCCCGATCATGTTGGCGAAGATCCTGCTGTTCTGGCCCGCCAGATCGGCGATATGGGGCTGGCGATCAATGGGTTCGCCATGCGCTATTATACCAATCCCGCCTTCAAGATCGGCGCATTCACCAATCCCGATCCGGCAGTCCGGCGGGAAGCCATCGATCTCACCAAGGCCGGGATTGATGCGGCCCGCGCCGCAGGAAGCCAATTGATGACGCTCTGGCTCGGCCAGGATGGGTTCGACTATGCCTTTCAGGCCGATTATCACACACTGTGGCAACACGAAATTGACGGAATTCGTGAAGTTTGCGCCCATGACCCGGATTGCCAGATCAGCATTGAGTACAAGCCGAACGAGCCTCGCTCCTACAGTCTGATGCCGGATGCAGCAACGACATTGCTAGCCATCAGGGATGTCGATATGCCCAATCTTGGCGTAACGCTGGACTTTGCCCACGTGCTCTACGCCGATGAACAGCCAGCCTTTGCCGCCGCCTTGATTGCCCGCCACAGCCGCGTTCTCGGTGTCCATCTCAACGATGGCTATGCAAAGCGCGACGATGGCCTGATGGTGGGCGCGGTCCACACCCAGCAGACCATCGAGCTTCTGCGCCAGATCCGCAAGGACGGCTATGACGGCGCTATCTACTTCGACACGTTCCCGGACATGACGGGTCTCGATCCCGTCCATGAATGTGAGGTCAATATCCAGACCGTCAAGCGCATGTTGCGGATTGTCGATCGCCTCGATCAGGATAATCGTCTTTCGGGCGCCATCGACCGTCAGGATGCCGTGTCCGCGCAGGCCATCGTTCAGGAACTGATGCTGGGTTAA
- a CDS encoding ABC transporter permease has product MTASSSAVSQSVPATPAFRRFSVSLRDAGTLIGLIVIMAVFATLVPGFLSERNLTNILQQSSINACLALGMTLVIISGGIDLSVGPTAAIAAVMTATLLLGGTPIPLAILAGLGVGAVCGFINGVLVAYIGLQPFIVTLGTLSTYRAIALIFTGGNPVLGIPPGFRALFNGTLMGLPIPVLIVAGVSIAAWVLLKKTPVGEYLMAVGGNEEAAYVAGVPIARTKITAYVISGGLAALASLILIGRLGAAEPILGNLWELDAIAAAAIGGASLMGGKGSIVGTILGAIILGAMRNGLTLMNVQAFYQLLATGLIILVAMMIDRATRGRE; this is encoded by the coding sequence ATGACCGCCTCTTCATCCGCCGTCAGCCAATCCGTCCCGGCCACCCCGGCGTTTCGCCGCTTTTCCGTCTCGCTTCGTGATGCCGGAACGCTGATAGGCCTCATCGTCATTATGGCGGTATTTGCGACGCTCGTTCCCGGCTTCCTGTCGGAGCGCAACCTCACCAATATCCTCCAGCAATCCAGCATCAACGCCTGCCTGGCGCTGGGCATGACGCTGGTGATCATTTCAGGCGGCATCGATCTGTCGGTCGGGCCAACCGCCGCCATCGCCGCCGTGATGACCGCAACGCTGCTGCTGGGCGGCACGCCCATCCCTTTGGCGATCCTCGCCGGGCTTGGGGTCGGCGCGGTGTGCGGCTTCATCAATGGTGTGCTCGTCGCCTATATCGGCCTGCAACCCTTCATCGTTACGCTGGGAACACTTAGCACTTACCGCGCCATCGCGCTGATCTTCACCGGCGGCAATCCGGTGCTGGGCATTCCGCCCGGCTTTCGAGCGCTGTTCAATGGAACCCTGATGGGCCTGCCAATCCCGGTATTGATCGTTGCCGGCGTGTCGATCGCCGCCTGGGTGCTGCTCAAGAAGACGCCTGTTGGTGAATACCTGATGGCGGTTGGCGGCAATGAGGAAGCGGCTTACGTGGCAGGCGTTCCAATCGCCCGCACCAAGATTACCGCCTATGTGATTTCCGGCGGGCTCGCCGCACTCGCCTCTCTCATCCTGATTGGCCGCCTTGGGGCCGCCGAGCCCATTCTCGGCAATCTCTGGGAGCTGGATGCAATTGCGGCAGCGGCGATTGGCGGTGCATCGCTGATGGGCGGCAAGGGCAGTATTGTCGGCACCATTCTCGGCGCCATCATCCTCGGCGCCATGCGCAATGGTTTGACGCTGATGAATGTCCAGGCCTTCTATCAACT
- a CDS encoding RbsD/FucU family protein yields MLKGIDPVLNAELLHALMLMGHGDQLVLCDINHPAETIAKYTTYGKLINLSGCGLEVATAAILTLFPLDTFVDAPVKRMQVVGDPGGQVPIFSAIQRVVDHAEGRPVKIDALERFAFYAEAKACFAIVRTSDPGPYGCFIFSKGVV; encoded by the coding sequence GTGTTGAAGGGAATAGATCCGGTTTTGAACGCTGAATTGCTACATGCCTTGATGCTGATGGGCCACGGCGACCAATTGGTGCTCTGCGATATCAACCATCCGGCAGAGACGATTGCCAAGTACACCACATATGGCAAGCTCATCAATCTCTCTGGATGCGGCCTGGAGGTTGCCACGGCGGCGATCCTGACGCTGTTCCCCCTCGATACCTTTGTGGACGCGCCGGTGAAGAGGATGCAGGTGGTTGGTGATCCCGGTGGCCAGGTGCCGATCTTTTCGGCCATCCAGCGCGTGGTGGACCATGCGGAAGGACGACCGGTGAAGATCGACGCCCTGGAACGTTTCGCGTTTTACGCCGAGGCAAAGGCGTGCTTTGCGATCGTCAGAACGTCCGATCCCGGCCCCTACGGATGTTTTATTTTCAGCAAGGGTGTCGTTTGA
- a CDS encoding RbsD/FucU family protein, producing MLKNLHPALNADVLHALRSMGHGDTLVISDTNFPSDSVARQTVLGRPLSMANLSAAEAVRVLLSVLPLDTPLQNSAGRMEVMGAPDDIQPVQHEVQAEIDHAEGKPSPMYGIERFAFYDLAKKAYCVISTGETRFYGCFLFTKGVIPPAAV from the coding sequence ATGCTGAAAAATCTTCATCCTGCCCTGAATGCCGACGTGCTGCATGCGCTGCGATCCATGGGGCATGGCGATACGCTTGTGATTTCCGACACCAATTTCCCCAGCGATAGTGTGGCACGTCAGACCGTGCTGGGCCGCCCGCTGTCGATGGCCAATCTGTCAGCCGCAGAAGCCGTGCGCGTCCTGCTGTCGGTTTTGCCCCTCGACACGCCCCTGCAAAATTCGGCGGGCCGTATGGAAGTCATGGGTGCGCCGGACGACATCCAACCGGTGCAACACGAGGTGCAAGCGGAAATCGACCACGCCGAGGGCAAGCCGTCGCCGATGTACGGCATTGAGCGGTTTGCGTTCTACGATCTTGCGAAGAAGGCCTATTGTGTGATTTCGACCGGGGAAACCCGTTTCTACGGCTGCTTCCTGTTCACCAAGGGCGTCATCCCACCCGCTGCGGTATAA
- a CDS encoding WGR domain-containing protein: protein MEKENNSPIQLRRIDPSQNMRRFYTLALQPTLFGGASVIRNWGRIGTTGQTLIETFDRKEDAQRVLSRLERTKRKRGYHDAGRLS from the coding sequence ATGGAGAAAGAGAATAACAGCCCCATCCAACTTCGCCGTATCGACCCGTCGCAAAACATGCGGCGCTTTTACACGCTCGCACTGCAACCGACCTTGTTCGGCGGCGCTTCCGTGATCCGCAACTGGGGTCGGATAGGTACGACAGGCCAGACCCTGATCGAGACTTTCGATCGAAAGGAGGATGCCCAACGTGTGCTTTCACGCCTTGAGCGGACGAAAAGAAAACGTGGTTATCATGATGCGGGTCGTCTATCTTGA
- a CDS encoding sugar ABC transporter substrate-binding protein has translation MKTMMKMTLATGLAASFLFSAAFAQQLAPLNSDTEKDRMDWSQLEAKFGPFPKLPDGTKAGAVSKTLTNEYWRSLGEGYAAFGKAKNIPVAYQAAQSEGDQLGQLTIAEGMITQGYNVLLVSPQTDSNLQPVIEQAKAANIPVVDVNDAVIPQAEHYVGNVQRDNGVRVAKWFIANRPQGGKVAIIEGQAGVYAAVQRTDGFKSTIGENSKFRVVASVPGNWDRQTSYDAATNILNQHPDLIGFYANNDGMALGVVEAVKAAGLAGKVAVFGTDGISDAYASIKAGELTGTVDSFPVLTGEVAMETALRLVAGQKLPRVVATPQALITADNLARYQGKGVDVRAVLMEDAKAAK, from the coding sequence ATGAAGACCATGATGAAAATGACGCTTGCCACTGGCCTTGCTGCCAGCTTCCTGTTCAGCGCAGCCTTTGCGCAGCAGCTTGCCCCGCTCAATTCCGACACTGAAAAAGACCGTATGGACTGGTCGCAGCTGGAAGCAAAGTTCGGCCCCTTTCCGAAGCTTCCCGACGGCACCAAGGCGGGCGCAGTCTCAAAGACACTGACCAACGAATATTGGCGGTCGCTCGGTGAAGGCTATGCGGCGTTCGGCAAGGCGAAGAATATTCCGGTCGCCTATCAGGCGGCGCAAAGCGAAGGCGACCAACTCGGTCAGTTGACGATTGCCGAGGGGATGATCACCCAAGGCTATAACGTCCTGTTGGTGTCGCCACAGACGGATTCCAATCTTCAGCCGGTGATCGAACAGGCCAAGGCCGCCAATATTCCGGTCGTTGACGTCAATGATGCCGTGATCCCGCAGGCCGAGCACTATGTCGGCAATGTTCAGCGCGACAATGGCGTGCGCGTCGCCAAATGGTTCATCGCCAACCGTCCGCAGGGCGGCAAGGTGGCGATCATCGAGGGCCAGGCTGGCGTCTATGCCGCCGTGCAGCGCACCGACGGCTTCAAATCCACCATTGGTGAGAACAGCAAGTTCAGGGTCGTCGCCAGCGTTCCCGGCAATTGGGATCGCCAGACCTCCTACGATGCCGCGACCAATATCCTCAACCAACACCCCGATCTTATCGGCTTCTATGCCAACAATGACGGCATGGCGCTGGGCGTGGTCGAAGCCGTCAAGGCGGCAGGGCTTGCTGGCAAGGTCGCTGTTTTCGGCACCGATGGCATTTCGGATGCCTATGCCTCGATCAAGGCTGGTGAACTGACCGGCACCGTCGATAGCTTTCCGGTTCTAACAGGTGAAGTGGCCATGGAAACAGCCCTTCGGCTCGTTGCCGGCCAGAAACTGCCGCGCGTCGTCGCCACGCCCCAGGCGCTGATCACCGCCGACAACCTCGCCCGCTACCAGGGCAAGGGCGTCGATGTGCGCGCTGTGCTGATGGAAGACGCCAAGGCTGCCAAGTAA
- a CDS encoding carbohydrate ABC transporter permease: MTGSLLIYAALVFWAFISLFPIYWTMTTSFKTAVNVTQGHLIPFVDFTPDWKGWRSLGLSPDTIFVASTVRDEFMRRFFNSVVASAGASFLAVVIGSLAAYGLSRFSYKFLWLRNKDISFFFLSQLILPPVVLAMPFLVLYKHLMLLDSLTGLVLVYTLMVLPIVIWIMRDQFDTIPVELEQAALVDGCSIWGAFMRIVLPIALPGMVAAFILSVILCWNEYFFAALLTSSNAKTLPVMVASQTGSQGINWWSMAAIATAAIMPLVLVGVFLERYIVKGLTAGAVK, translated from the coding sequence ATGACAGGCAGCCTGCTGATCTACGCGGCGCTGGTGTTCTGGGCCTTCATCTCCCTATTCCCGATCTACTGGACCATGACCACCTCGTTCAAGACCGCCGTCAACGTCACCCAGGGCCACCTCATTCCCTTCGTGGATTTTACGCCGGATTGGAAGGGCTGGCGCTCGCTCGGCCTTTCGCCGGATACGATATTCGTGGCCTCCACAGTGCGCGACGAATTTATGCGGCGGTTCTTCAACAGCGTCGTCGCCTCGGCTGGAGCCTCTTTTCTGGCGGTGGTGATCGGATCGCTGGCAGCCTATGGCCTCAGTCGGTTTTCCTACAAATTCCTTTGGTTGCGCAATAAGGATATCTCGTTCTTCTTCCTATCCCAGTTGATCCTGCCGCCTGTCGTGCTCGCCATGCCGTTTCTGGTGCTCTATAAACACCTGATGCTGTTGGATTCGCTAACCGGTCTCGTCCTGGTCTACACGCTGATGGTGCTGCCCATCGTCATCTGGATCATGCGCGACCAGTTCGACACGATCCCCGTCGAACTCGAGCAGGCAGCCCTGGTTGACGGCTGCTCGATCTGGGGCGCGTTTATGCGGATCGTGTTGCCCATCGCCCTGCCGGGAATGGTGGCAGCCTTCATTCTTTCGGTCATTCTCTGCTGGAACGAATATTTCTTCGCAGCGCTGCTGACCAGTTCGAACGCCAAGACGCTGCCTGTCATGGTGGCCAGCCAGACCGGCTCGCAAGGCATCAATTGGTGGTCCATGGCCGCTATCGCCACCGCCGCTATCATGCCGCTCGTTCTGGTCGGTGTTTTCCTGGAGCGCTATATCGTCAAGGGCCTGACCGCCGGTGCGGTCAAATAG
- a CDS encoding sugar ABC transporter ATP-binding protein, whose product MVPRLGFETISKSFPGVNALTEVSFDVAPGEIHGLLGENGAGKSTLLRILSGVFRPTSGSVLVDGKTVAFRKPLDARQAGIAMIHQELQQVPHLSVAQNMFLGHSLPHMGGLFVARREQEQRAAEALSMIDSSIDVSAPISSLKVAQRQIVEIGRALLDKAKVIAMDEPTSSLTPSEFDRLAEVIAGLSAHGVSIIYVSHKMDEVFRICQRASVMRDGKLVGIVDMKATSEKQVIAMMVGRELMQETHHSFVTDQVRLQANNLSSATKIKNVSFTLKRGEVLGIAGLVGSGRTELLRLIAGVDRLSEGSMAIDGKDLRLRNPRDAIAAGIGLVPEERKREGIIPLRPVSLNMALASLPSFSSAGLIRTGKLRASAQDLLKRVNLRPFQLDRPIRLFSGGNQQKAIIARWLAAKSQILLFDEPTRGIDVGAKSEIYQLIEALAREGHSIIVVSSELPEVIRLSDRVLVMREGQIAAEIARDQLTESAILAHAIPGASAGAAAIAHPA is encoded by the coding sequence ATGGTGCCAAGACTGGGATTTGAAACAATCTCCAAGAGCTTTCCCGGCGTCAACGCGCTGACGGAGGTCAGCTTTGACGTAGCGCCCGGAGAAATTCACGGACTGCTGGGTGAAAACGGCGCCGGAAAATCAACGCTTCTGCGCATTCTATCCGGCGTCTTCCGGCCAACCTCCGGCAGTGTTCTCGTCGATGGCAAAACTGTCGCATTTCGCAAGCCGCTTGATGCAAGACAGGCCGGCATTGCGATGATCCATCAGGAGCTTCAACAGGTGCCGCATCTGAGTGTTGCCCAGAACATGTTTCTCGGCCATTCGCTGCCCCATATGGGCGGGCTTTTCGTTGCGCGCCGGGAGCAGGAACAGCGGGCCGCCGAAGCACTGTCGATGATCGACAGCAGCATTGACGTCTCCGCGCCTATCTCCAGCCTGAAAGTCGCGCAGCGGCAGATTGTCGAGATCGGCCGCGCCCTGCTTGATAAGGCCAAGGTCATCGCCATGGACGAGCCGACCTCCAGCTTGACGCCGAGCGAGTTCGACCGGCTGGCTGAGGTGATTGCCGGTCTTTCGGCCCATGGCGTGTCGATCATCTATGTTTCCCATAAGATGGACGAGGTTTTCCGTATCTGCCAACGCGCCAGCGTCATGCGGGATGGCAAGCTCGTCGGCATCGTCGACATGAAAGCCACGTCGGAAAAACAGGTCATTGCCATGATGGTCGGGCGTGAACTGATGCAGGAAACCCATCATTCCTTCGTGACCGATCAGGTCAGGCTGCAAGCCAACAATCTGTCTTCAGCCACCAAGATCAAAAATGTCTCCTTCACCCTGAAAAGGGGGGAAGTGCTGGGCATTGCCGGGCTGGTCGGTTCGGGACGCACGGAATTGCTGCGGTTGATCGCCGGTGTCGATCGTTTGAGCGAGGGGTCGATGGCCATCGATGGCAAGGATCTGCGCCTGCGCAATCCTCGTGACGCGATTGCCGCAGGTATCGGCCTTGTGCCGGAAGAGCGCAAGCGCGAAGGCATCATCCCGTTGCGTCCGGTCAGTTTGAACATGGCACTCGCCTCACTTCCCAGCTTTTCATCTGCCGGTCTGATCCGCACCGGAAAACTGCGCGCCAGCGCGCAGGATTTGCTGAAGCGGGTCAACCTGCGGCCATTTCAGCTTGATCGCCCTATCCGCCTGTTCAGCGGCGGCAACCAGCAAAAGGCCATCATTGCCCGCTGGCTGGCGGCCAAATCACAGATCCTGCTGTTTGATGAACCGACACGCGGTATCGATGTCGGGGCAAAATCCGAGATCTACCAATTGATCGAAGCCCTGGCCCGCGAAGGCCATTCGATCATCGTCGTCTCCTCCGAGCTTCCCGAAGTCATCCGGCTCTCCGACCGGGTGCTGGTGATGCGAGAAGGCCAGATCGCCGCTGAGATCGCGCGCGACCAACTGACGGAAAGCGCCATTCTCGCCCACGCCATTCCAGGAGCGAGTGCCGGTGCTGCCGCCATCGCACATCCTGCATAA
- a CDS encoding ABC transporter substrate-binding protein, which yields MKVSEYERMMAIGLSRRAILKTGASLGAVAAAGGLLGNAATALADEASLRTQILQIPGVGKGSPTDADWQKVGEMCLEATKKTVKKGEFAGVELSFMGLNNQNLHNVLFRGFLKPWEDYTGAKITWIDLAQADYNPRLQQAIATGTVDFDLLEMGAPFEGDVCGKGLASEMPDWVKAQIDMDDYVDYLKAPVGTWNGKVYRVSVDGDCHNFNYRKDYFTDADLAKAWKAEGHAGEWGVPKTWQQVQEATKFLKGKKIGGTDAIGYLDAPKAWGGFGFYFLGSRATAYAKHPADKAWLFDIDTMKPRINNPAWVRAIQDVVDALPSEAGDQLNADPGTTAFQQFLAGTGSMVSWWGDVGQSAQTSDSSVVGDTIAFDILPGSDDVYNAKTGKWETLASGPNYAPNMAYLGWGVYVMARVDKDEKKKKAAWSAAAHLGGKDLALWTAAYPSGFQCYRKSQFDIKEWVAAGYEEAFISNYLASQSKSYNHPNAAIEPRIPGIFQYYSVAEDELAKVFAGRVKPQEGADAIAAAWEKLTDQLGRDKQISLYKASLGV from the coding sequence ATGAAAGTCAGCGAATACGAGAGGATGATGGCGATTGGCCTGAGCCGTCGCGCCATCCTGAAGACCGGTGCAAGCCTTGGCGCTGTGGCGGCGGCCGGTGGGTTGCTGGGCAATGCCGCAACGGCACTTGCCGATGAGGCGTCCCTGCGCACCCAGATCCTGCAAATACCCGGCGTTGGAAAGGGCTCTCCCACCGATGCCGACTGGCAGAAGGTTGGCGAGATGTGCCTGGAGGCCACAAAGAAGACCGTCAAGAAGGGAGAATTCGCTGGCGTCGAACTGTCCTTCATGGGCCTGAACAATCAGAACCTGCACAATGTGCTGTTTCGCGGCTTCCTGAAGCCCTGGGAGGATTATACTGGCGCCAAGATCACCTGGATCGACCTGGCCCAGGCGGATTACAATCCCCGGCTTCAGCAGGCGATTGCCACCGGCACCGTGGATTTTGACCTTCTGGAAATGGGCGCACCGTTTGAGGGTGATGTCTGCGGCAAGGGCCTTGCCTCGGAAATGCCGGACTGGGTGAAGGCCCAGATCGACATGGATGATTACGTCGATTACCTGAAGGCCCCGGTCGGCACCTGGAATGGTAAAGTCTACCGCGTCTCGGTGGATGGCGATTGCCACAACTTCAACTACCGCAAAGATTATTTCACCGACGCCGATCTTGCCAAAGCCTGGAAAGCCGAAGGCCATGCGGGCGAATGGGGCGTGCCGAAAACCTGGCAGCAGGTGCAGGAGGCTACCAAGTTCCTCAAGGGCAAGAAAATCGGCGGTACCGATGCCATCGGCTATCTCGACGCGCCGAAAGCCTGGGGCGGCTTTGGGTTTTACTTCCTCGGCAGCCGCGCGACGGCCTATGCCAAGCACCCGGCTGACAAGGCCTGGCTGTTCGACATCGATACGATGAAGCCACGCATTAACAATCCTGCCTGGGTTCGCGCCATACAAGACGTCGTCGACGCCCTGCCGTCCGAAGCCGGTGACCAGCTGAACGCCGATCCGGGAACGACGGCATTCCAGCAGTTTCTGGCCGGAACCGGCTCCATGGTTTCCTGGTGGGGCGATGTCGGGCAGAGTGCCCAGACCAGCGACAGTTCGGTGGTCGGCGACACCATCGCCTTCGATATTCTTCCCGGCTCTGACGATGTCTATAATGCCAAGACCGGGAAATGGGAGACGCTGGCCAGCGGGCCGAACTATGCGCCCAACATGGCCTATCTAGGGTGGGGCGTTTACGTTATGGCCCGTGTCGATAAGGACGAGAAGAAAAAGAAGGCGGCCTGGAGTGCGGCGGCCCATCTCGGCGGCAAGGATCTCGCCTTGTGGACGGCAGCCTACCCCTCCGGCTTCCAGTGCTATCGCAAGAGCCAATTCGATATCAAGGAATGGGTGGCAGCGGGCTATGAGGAAGCGTTCATCAGCAATTATCTCGCCTCGCAGTCGAAGTCCTACAACCACCCGAACGCTGCCATCGAGCCGCGAATTCCCGGTATCTTCCAATATTACAGCGTGGCGGAAGACGAATTGGCGAAGGTGTTTGCGGGAAGGGTGAAGCCCCAGGAAGGCGCTGACGCCATTGCGGCGGCCTGGGAAAAACTCACCGATCAGCTTGGCCGCGACAAGCAGATATCACTCTACAAGGCCTCGCTCGGCGTTTGA
- a CDS encoding ABC transporter ATP-binding protein: MASMNIVNVGKAYGSLTVIHGVSVEIPDGEFVVLVGPSGCGKSTLLRMVAGLEPITFGDVVIDGKVVNDLPPKDRDIAMVFQSYALYPHKTVAENMGFALKMRGETKTFIDERVRKAAEILDLVPYLARYPRQLSGGQRQRVAMGRAIVRDPKVFLFDEPLSNLDAKLRVQMRAEIKELQRRLATTMIYVTHDQVEAMTMADRIVVLRDGRVEQIGSPLALYDAPANMFVAGFIGSPSMNLIKGHIRASTTPLFETEEGIRLPLNSAPAGSDGRVAFYGIRPEHFLLGGDVTANVTVLESTGTETQVFARLGQQKVIGVFRERLAEPPGQLIAMTPNPAMVHLFDGETGLRLE, encoded by the coding sequence TTGGCATCGATGAATATCGTCAATGTCGGCAAGGCCTATGGTAGCCTGACGGTTATCCATGGCGTTTCCGTCGAGATCCCTGATGGTGAATTCGTGGTTCTTGTTGGCCCGTCGGGATGCGGCAAGTCCACTTTGCTGCGCATGGTTGCCGGGCTGGAGCCGATCACCTTTGGCGATGTCGTCATCGACGGAAAGGTCGTTAACGATCTGCCGCCAAAGGATCGCGATATCGCCATGGTGTTCCAAAGCTATGCGCTTTATCCGCATAAGACCGTAGCGGAGAATATGGGTTTTGCGCTGAAGATGCGCGGTGAAACCAAGACATTCATTGATGAGCGCGTTCGCAAGGCAGCGGAAATTCTCGATCTGGTCCCTTATCTGGCTCGCTATCCCCGGCAGCTGTCCGGCGGGCAGCGGCAGCGTGTGGCGATGGGCCGGGCGATTGTGCGCGACCCGAAGGTTTTCCTCTTCGATGAGCCTCTGTCCAATCTCGACGCCAAATTGCGGGTCCAGATGCGGGCAGAAATCAAGGAATTGCAACGCCGTCTGGCGACGACGATGATTTATGTGACCCATGATCAGGTCGAAGCCATGACCATGGCGGACCGTATCGTCGTGTTGCGGGATGGTCGTGTCGAGCAGATCGGCTCGCCGCTGGCGCTTTACGATGCGCCAGCCAACATGTTCGTGGCTGGTTTCATCGGTTCGCCGTCGATGAACCTGATCAAGGGCCATATCCGGGCCTCAACAACACCGCTTTTCGAGACCGAAGAGGGCATCCGTTTGCCCTTGAATTCAGCTCCTGCGGGGTCGGACGGACGAGTGGCTTTCTACGGCATTCGGCCTGAGCATTTTTTGCTTGGCGGCGATGTTACCGCCAACGTCACCGTGCTGGAATCGACCGGAACGGAAACTCAGGTCTTTGCCCGGCTTGGTCAGCAGAAGGTCATCGGTGTGTTCCGCGAGCGTTTGGCAGAGCCGCCCGGACAGCTGATTGCCATGACGCCGAACCCGGCCATGGTCCATCTGTTCGACGGCGAAACGGGGTTGCGGTTGGAATAG